A stretch of Anas platyrhynchos isolate ZD024472 breed Pekin duck chromosome 29, IASCAAS_PekinDuck_T2T, whole genome shotgun sequence DNA encodes these proteins:
- the GATAD2A gene encoding transcriptional repressor p66-alpha isoform X1 — translation MTEEACRTRSQKRALEREVTHNDVDSKKLKMEKGLLGTDITAEGDMKIKTDPGAGKVQGLLKSGEVKATIKVEVQTGDEPVDMSTSKSEIKREKRVPSPDVIVLSDNEPSSPRMNGLTKIALKETNTEALMKSSPEERERMIKQLKEELRLEEAKLVLLKKLRQSQIQKETTTQKPAGSSGSAVATPPPLVRGTQSVPAGKPSLQTSSTRIPGTVIPPPLVRGGQQTSSKLGTQQNTQIVMPPLVRGAQPISVSSQQIHNIRQHSSTGPPPLLLAPRASVPSVQIQGQRIIQQGLIRVANVPNTSLLVNIPQASPTSIKGTTVTSAQANATTTSAASIVNSNDSPASRQAAAKLALRKQLEKTLLEIPPPKPPAPEMNFLPSAANNEFIYLVGLEEVVQNLLETQGKVSVPVSSREPYMCAQCKTDFTCRWREEKNGTIMCETCMTSNQKKALKAEHTNRLKAAFVKALQQEQEIEQRILQQTASPVQTKSDPIVQHHSLKQTSSQMSRGPGAPRGVLHAFSQSPKLQNASSAAALGSRPGKHAERPVSKGSAAAWKKTPINTGGALPFVNPSLAVHKSSSAVDRQREYLLDMIPPRSIPQSATWK, via the exons ATGACAGAGGAAGCATGCAGGACACGAAGTCAGAAACGAGCCTTAGAACGTGAGGTAACGCATAACGATGTGGACagtaaaaaactaaaaatggaGAAAGGACTATTAGGAACTGATATAACTGCGGAAGGcgacatgaaaataaaaacagatccCGGAGCTGGAAAAGTGCAAGGATTATTAAAAAGCGGAGAGGTGAAAGCGACCATTAAAGTGGAGGTTCAGACGGGAGATGAGCCTGTGGACATGAGTACTTCAAAAAG tgaaataaagagagaaaagagagtcCCCTCACCGGACGTTATAGTGTTATCGGACAATGAACCTTCTAGCCCTAGAATGAATGGTTTAacaaaaatagcattaaaaGAGACCAACACGGAGGCACTCATG AAAAGCAGTCCTGAGGAACGTGAGAGAATGATTAAACAGCTAAAAGAAGAGTTACGGTTAGAAGAAGCAAAACTTGTTTTATTGAAAAAGCTACGGCAAAGTCAAATCCAGAAGGAGACCACTACTCAGAAG CCTGCTGGTTCCTCTGGGAGTGCTGTGGCCACCCCTCCGCCCTTGGTGCGGGGCACGCAGAGTGTTCCTGCTGGCAAGCCGTCCCTGCAG ACCTCTTCTACACGTATACCGGGCACTGTTATTCCTCCTCCGTTGGTCCGTGGTGGGCAGCAGACTTCTTCAAAACTAGGAACTCAGCAAAACACACAGATCGTAATGCCGCCTCTTGTCAGAGGAGCGCAG CCCATTTCTGTGTCTTCCCAGCAAATCCACAACATCCGACAGCACTCCAGCACGGGGCCACCTCCGCTGCTGCTGGCGCCACGGGCATCGGTCCCCAGCGTACAAATTCAGGGGCAGAGAATTATCCAGCAGGGGCTGATCCGTGTCGCCAACGTCCCCAACACCAGCCTGCTTGTCAATATCCCGCAG GCCTCTCCGACTTCAATCAAAGGTACAACTGTGACGTCTGCTCAGGCGAACGCTACCACGACCAGCGCTGCTTCGATCGTCAACTCCAACGACTCGCCAGCCAGCCGGCAAGCCGCCGCCAAGCTCGCCCTGCGGAAGCAGCTGGAGAAGACGCTGCTGGAGATCCCTCCTCCCAAGCCTCCTGCGCCAGAGATGAACTTCCTGCCCAGCGCAGCTAATAACGAATTTATTTACTTAGTTGGGTTGGAAGAAGTTGTGCAGAATTTGCTGGAAACTCAAG GTAAAGTTTCAGTTCCTGTATCATCTCGCGAGCCCTACATGTGTGCTCAGTGTAAGACTGACTTCACCTGCCGttggagggaggagaagaacGGAACCATTATGTGTGAAACCTGTATGACATCAAATCAGAAAAAGGCCTTGAAAGCTGAGCACACTAACCGACTGAAGGCTGCCTTCGTAAAAGCCCTGCAGCAAGAGCAGGAGATTGAGCAGAGGATACTGCAACAGACTGCGTCTCCCGTACAGACCAAGTCAGACCCCATAGTGCAGCACCACTCGCTCAAGCAG ACTTCTAGCCAGATGtctcgaggccctggagctccACGGGGAGTGTTGCATGCATTTAGCCAGTCACCCAAGTTGCAGAATGCATCGTCTGCAGCAGCACTTGGGAGTAGGCCAGGTAAGCATGCTGAGAGACCTGTCAGCAAGGGCAGCGCTGCCGCCTGGAAGAAGACTCCCATCAATACag GTGGGGCTTTACCTTTTGTTAATCCTAGTTTAGCTGTGCACAAGTCGTCTTCAGCAGTAGACCGCCAGCGTGAATATCTCCTGGATATGATTCCCCCACGGTCCATCCCACAGTCCGCCACGTGGAAGTAA
- the GATAD2A gene encoding transcriptional repressor p66-alpha isoform X6: MTEEACRTRSQKRALEREVTHNDVDSKKLKMEKGLLGTDITAEGDMKIKTDPGAGKVQGLLKSGEVKATIKVEVQTGDEPVDMSTSKSEIKREKRVPSPDVIVLSDNEPSSPRMNGLTKIALKETNTEALMKSSPEERERMIKQLKEELRLEEAKLVLLKKLRQSQIQKETTTQKTSSTRIPGTVIPPPLVRGGQQTSSKLGTQQNTQIVMPPLVRGAQQIHNIRQHSSTGPPPLLLAPRASVPSVQIQGQRIIQQGLIRVANVPNTSLLVNIPQASPTSIKGTTVTSAQANATTTSAASIVNSNDSPASRQAAAKLALRKQLEKTLLEIPPPKPPAPEMNFLPSAANNEFIYLVGLEEVVQNLLETQGKVSVPVSSREPYMCAQCKTDFTCRWREEKNGTIMCETCMTSNQKKALKAEHTNRLKAAFVKALQQEQEIEQRILQQTASPVQTKSDPIVQHHSLKQTSSQMSRGPGAPRGVLHAFSQSPKLQNASSAAALGSRPGKHAERPVSKGSAAAWKKTPINTGGALPFVNPSLAVHKSSSAVDRQREYLLDMIPPRSIPQSATWK; this comes from the exons ATGACAGAGGAAGCATGCAGGACACGAAGTCAGAAACGAGCCTTAGAACGTGAGGTAACGCATAACGATGTGGACagtaaaaaactaaaaatggaGAAAGGACTATTAGGAACTGATATAACTGCGGAAGGcgacatgaaaataaaaacagatccCGGAGCTGGAAAAGTGCAAGGATTATTAAAAAGCGGAGAGGTGAAAGCGACCATTAAAGTGGAGGTTCAGACGGGAGATGAGCCTGTGGACATGAGTACTTCAAAAAG tgaaataaagagagaaaagagagtcCCCTCACCGGACGTTATAGTGTTATCGGACAATGAACCTTCTAGCCCTAGAATGAATGGTTTAacaaaaatagcattaaaaGAGACCAACACGGAGGCACTCATG AAAAGCAGTCCTGAGGAACGTGAGAGAATGATTAAACAGCTAAAAGAAGAGTTACGGTTAGAAGAAGCAAAACTTGTTTTATTGAAAAAGCTACGGCAAAGTCAAATCCAGAAGGAGACCACTACTCAGAAG ACCTCTTCTACACGTATACCGGGCACTGTTATTCCTCCTCCGTTGGTCCGTGGTGGGCAGCAGACTTCTTCAAAACTAGGAACTCAGCAAAACACACAGATCGTAATGCCGCCTCTTGTCAGAGGAGCGCAG CAAATCCACAACATCCGACAGCACTCCAGCACGGGGCCACCTCCGCTGCTGCTGGCGCCACGGGCATCGGTCCCCAGCGTACAAATTCAGGGGCAGAGAATTATCCAGCAGGGGCTGATCCGTGTCGCCAACGTCCCCAACACCAGCCTGCTTGTCAATATCCCGCAG GCCTCTCCGACTTCAATCAAAGGTACAACTGTGACGTCTGCTCAGGCGAACGCTACCACGACCAGCGCTGCTTCGATCGTCAACTCCAACGACTCGCCAGCCAGCCGGCAAGCCGCCGCCAAGCTCGCCCTGCGGAAGCAGCTGGAGAAGACGCTGCTGGAGATCCCTCCTCCCAAGCCTCCTGCGCCAGAGATGAACTTCCTGCCCAGCGCAGCTAATAACGAATTTATTTACTTAGTTGGGTTGGAAGAAGTTGTGCAGAATTTGCTGGAAACTCAAG GTAAAGTTTCAGTTCCTGTATCATCTCGCGAGCCCTACATGTGTGCTCAGTGTAAGACTGACTTCACCTGCCGttggagggaggagaagaacGGAACCATTATGTGTGAAACCTGTATGACATCAAATCAGAAAAAGGCCTTGAAAGCTGAGCACACTAACCGACTGAAGGCTGCCTTCGTAAAAGCCCTGCAGCAAGAGCAGGAGATTGAGCAGAGGATACTGCAACAGACTGCGTCTCCCGTACAGACCAAGTCAGACCCCATAGTGCAGCACCACTCGCTCAAGCAG ACTTCTAGCCAGATGtctcgaggccctggagctccACGGGGAGTGTTGCATGCATTTAGCCAGTCACCCAAGTTGCAGAATGCATCGTCTGCAGCAGCACTTGGGAGTAGGCCAGGTAAGCATGCTGAGAGACCTGTCAGCAAGGGCAGCGCTGCCGCCTGGAAGAAGACTCCCATCAATACag GTGGGGCTTTACCTTTTGTTAATCCTAGTTTAGCTGTGCACAAGTCGTCTTCAGCAGTAGACCGCCAGCGTGAATATCTCCTGGATATGATTCCCCCACGGTCCATCCCACAGTCCGCCACGTGGAAGTAA
- the GATAD2A gene encoding transcriptional repressor p66-alpha isoform X5 produces MTEEACRTRSQKRALEREVTHNDVDSKKLKMEKGLLGTDITAEGDMKIKTDPGAGKVQGLLKSGEVKATIKVEVQTGDEPVDMSTSKSEIKREKRVPSPDVIVLSDNEPSSPRMNGLTKIALKETNTEALMKSSPEERERMIKQLKEELRLEEAKLVLLKKLRQSQIQKETTTQKTSSTRIPGTVIPPPLVRGGQQTSSKLGTQQNTQIVMPPLVRGAQPISVSSQQIHNIRQHSSTGPPPLLLAPRASVPSVQIQGQRIIQQGLIRVANVPNTSLLVNIPQASPTSIKGTTVTSAQANATTTSAASIVNSNDSPASRQAAAKLALRKQLEKTLLEIPPPKPPAPEMNFLPSAANNEFIYLVGLEEVVQNLLETQGKVSVPVSSREPYMCAQCKTDFTCRWREEKNGTIMCETCMTSNQKKALKAEHTNRLKAAFVKALQQEQEIEQRILQQTASPVQTKSDPIVQHHSLKQTSSQMSRGPGAPRGVLHAFSQSPKLQNASSAAALGSRPGKHAERPVSKGSAAAWKKTPINTGGALPFVNPSLAVHKSSSAVDRQREYLLDMIPPRSIPQSATWK; encoded by the exons ATGACAGAGGAAGCATGCAGGACACGAAGTCAGAAACGAGCCTTAGAACGTGAGGTAACGCATAACGATGTGGACagtaaaaaactaaaaatggaGAAAGGACTATTAGGAACTGATATAACTGCGGAAGGcgacatgaaaataaaaacagatccCGGAGCTGGAAAAGTGCAAGGATTATTAAAAAGCGGAGAGGTGAAAGCGACCATTAAAGTGGAGGTTCAGACGGGAGATGAGCCTGTGGACATGAGTACTTCAAAAAG tgaaataaagagagaaaagagagtcCCCTCACCGGACGTTATAGTGTTATCGGACAATGAACCTTCTAGCCCTAGAATGAATGGTTTAacaaaaatagcattaaaaGAGACCAACACGGAGGCACTCATG AAAAGCAGTCCTGAGGAACGTGAGAGAATGATTAAACAGCTAAAAGAAGAGTTACGGTTAGAAGAAGCAAAACTTGTTTTATTGAAAAAGCTACGGCAAAGTCAAATCCAGAAGGAGACCACTACTCAGAAG ACCTCTTCTACACGTATACCGGGCACTGTTATTCCTCCTCCGTTGGTCCGTGGTGGGCAGCAGACTTCTTCAAAACTAGGAACTCAGCAAAACACACAGATCGTAATGCCGCCTCTTGTCAGAGGAGCGCAG CCCATTTCTGTGTCTTCCCAGCAAATCCACAACATCCGACAGCACTCCAGCACGGGGCCACCTCCGCTGCTGCTGGCGCCACGGGCATCGGTCCCCAGCGTACAAATTCAGGGGCAGAGAATTATCCAGCAGGGGCTGATCCGTGTCGCCAACGTCCCCAACACCAGCCTGCTTGTCAATATCCCGCAG GCCTCTCCGACTTCAATCAAAGGTACAACTGTGACGTCTGCTCAGGCGAACGCTACCACGACCAGCGCTGCTTCGATCGTCAACTCCAACGACTCGCCAGCCAGCCGGCAAGCCGCCGCCAAGCTCGCCCTGCGGAAGCAGCTGGAGAAGACGCTGCTGGAGATCCCTCCTCCCAAGCCTCCTGCGCCAGAGATGAACTTCCTGCCCAGCGCAGCTAATAACGAATTTATTTACTTAGTTGGGTTGGAAGAAGTTGTGCAGAATTTGCTGGAAACTCAAG GTAAAGTTTCAGTTCCTGTATCATCTCGCGAGCCCTACATGTGTGCTCAGTGTAAGACTGACTTCACCTGCCGttggagggaggagaagaacGGAACCATTATGTGTGAAACCTGTATGACATCAAATCAGAAAAAGGCCTTGAAAGCTGAGCACACTAACCGACTGAAGGCTGCCTTCGTAAAAGCCCTGCAGCAAGAGCAGGAGATTGAGCAGAGGATACTGCAACAGACTGCGTCTCCCGTACAGACCAAGTCAGACCCCATAGTGCAGCACCACTCGCTCAAGCAG ACTTCTAGCCAGATGtctcgaggccctggagctccACGGGGAGTGTTGCATGCATTTAGCCAGTCACCCAAGTTGCAGAATGCATCGTCTGCAGCAGCACTTGGGAGTAGGCCAGGTAAGCATGCTGAGAGACCTGTCAGCAAGGGCAGCGCTGCCGCCTGGAAGAAGACTCCCATCAATACag GTGGGGCTTTACCTTTTGTTAATCCTAGTTTAGCTGTGCACAAGTCGTCTTCAGCAGTAGACCGCCAGCGTGAATATCTCCTGGATATGATTCCCCCACGGTCCATCCCACAGTCCGCCACGTGGAAGTAA
- the GATAD2A gene encoding transcriptional repressor p66-alpha isoform X3 encodes MTEEACRTRSQKRALEREVTHNDVDSKKLKMEKGLLGTDITAEGDMKIKTDPGAGKVQGLLKSGEVKATIKVEVQTGDEPVDMSTSKSEIKREKRVPSPDVIVLSDNEPSSPRMNGLTKIALKETNTEALMKSSPEERERMIKQLKEELRLEEAKLVLLKKLRQSQIQKETTTQKPAGSSGSAVATPPPLVRGTQSVPAGKPSLQTSSTRIPGTVIPPPLVRGGQQTSSKLGTQQNTQIVMPPLVRGAQQIHNIRQHSSTGPPPLLLAPRASVPSVQIQGQRIIQQGLIRVANVPNTSLLVNIPQASPTSIKGTTVTSAQANATTTSAASIVNSNDSPASRQAAAKLALRKQLEKTLLEIPPPKPPAPEMNFLPSAANNEFIYLVGLEEVVQNLLETQGKVSVPVSSREPYMCAQCKTDFTCRWREEKNGTIMCETCMTSNQKKALKAEHTNRLKAAFVKALQQEQEIEQRILQQTASPVQTKSDPIVQHHSLKQTSSQMSRGPGAPRGVLHAFSQSPKLQNASSAAALGSRPGKHAERPVSKGSAAAWKKTPINTGGALPFVNPSLAVHKSSSAVDRQREYLLDMIPPRSIPQSATWK; translated from the exons ATGACAGAGGAAGCATGCAGGACACGAAGTCAGAAACGAGCCTTAGAACGTGAGGTAACGCATAACGATGTGGACagtaaaaaactaaaaatggaGAAAGGACTATTAGGAACTGATATAACTGCGGAAGGcgacatgaaaataaaaacagatccCGGAGCTGGAAAAGTGCAAGGATTATTAAAAAGCGGAGAGGTGAAAGCGACCATTAAAGTGGAGGTTCAGACGGGAGATGAGCCTGTGGACATGAGTACTTCAAAAAG tgaaataaagagagaaaagagagtcCCCTCACCGGACGTTATAGTGTTATCGGACAATGAACCTTCTAGCCCTAGAATGAATGGTTTAacaaaaatagcattaaaaGAGACCAACACGGAGGCACTCATG AAAAGCAGTCCTGAGGAACGTGAGAGAATGATTAAACAGCTAAAAGAAGAGTTACGGTTAGAAGAAGCAAAACTTGTTTTATTGAAAAAGCTACGGCAAAGTCAAATCCAGAAGGAGACCACTACTCAGAAG CCTGCTGGTTCCTCTGGGAGTGCTGTGGCCACCCCTCCGCCCTTGGTGCGGGGCACGCAGAGTGTTCCTGCTGGCAAGCCGTCCCTGCAG ACCTCTTCTACACGTATACCGGGCACTGTTATTCCTCCTCCGTTGGTCCGTGGTGGGCAGCAGACTTCTTCAAAACTAGGAACTCAGCAAAACACACAGATCGTAATGCCGCCTCTTGTCAGAGGAGCGCAG CAAATCCACAACATCCGACAGCACTCCAGCACGGGGCCACCTCCGCTGCTGCTGGCGCCACGGGCATCGGTCCCCAGCGTACAAATTCAGGGGCAGAGAATTATCCAGCAGGGGCTGATCCGTGTCGCCAACGTCCCCAACACCAGCCTGCTTGTCAATATCCCGCAG GCCTCTCCGACTTCAATCAAAGGTACAACTGTGACGTCTGCTCAGGCGAACGCTACCACGACCAGCGCTGCTTCGATCGTCAACTCCAACGACTCGCCAGCCAGCCGGCAAGCCGCCGCCAAGCTCGCCCTGCGGAAGCAGCTGGAGAAGACGCTGCTGGAGATCCCTCCTCCCAAGCCTCCTGCGCCAGAGATGAACTTCCTGCCCAGCGCAGCTAATAACGAATTTATTTACTTAGTTGGGTTGGAAGAAGTTGTGCAGAATTTGCTGGAAACTCAAG GTAAAGTTTCAGTTCCTGTATCATCTCGCGAGCCCTACATGTGTGCTCAGTGTAAGACTGACTTCACCTGCCGttggagggaggagaagaacGGAACCATTATGTGTGAAACCTGTATGACATCAAATCAGAAAAAGGCCTTGAAAGCTGAGCACACTAACCGACTGAAGGCTGCCTTCGTAAAAGCCCTGCAGCAAGAGCAGGAGATTGAGCAGAGGATACTGCAACAGACTGCGTCTCCCGTACAGACCAAGTCAGACCCCATAGTGCAGCACCACTCGCTCAAGCAG ACTTCTAGCCAGATGtctcgaggccctggagctccACGGGGAGTGTTGCATGCATTTAGCCAGTCACCCAAGTTGCAGAATGCATCGTCTGCAGCAGCACTTGGGAGTAGGCCAGGTAAGCATGCTGAGAGACCTGTCAGCAAGGGCAGCGCTGCCGCCTGGAAGAAGACTCCCATCAATACag GTGGGGCTTTACCTTTTGTTAATCCTAGTTTAGCTGTGCACAAGTCGTCTTCAGCAGTAGACCGCCAGCGTGAATATCTCCTGGATATGATTCCCCCACGGTCCATCCCACAGTCCGCCACGTGGAAGTAA
- the GATAD2A gene encoding transcriptional repressor p66-alpha isoform X4 — MTEEACRTRSQKRALEREVTHNDVDSKKLKMEKGLLGTDITAEGDMKIKTDPGAGKVQGLLKSGEVKATIKVEVQTGDEPVDMSTSKSEIKREKRVPSPDVIVLSDNEPSSPRMNGLTKIALKETNTEALMKSSPEERERMIKQLKEELRLEEAKLVLLKKLRQSQIQKETTTQKPAGSSGSAVATPPPLVRGTQSVPAGKPSLQTSSTRIPGTVIPPPLVRGGQQTSSKLGTQQNTQIVMPPLVRGAQPISVSSQQIHNIRQHSSTGPPPLLLAPRASVPSVQIQGQRIIQQGLIRVANVPNTSLLVNIPQASPTSIKGTTVTSAQANATTTSAASIVNSNDSPASRQAAAKLALRKQLEKTLLEIPPPKPPAPEMNFLPSAANNEFIYLVGLEEVVQNLLETQGKVSVPVSSREPYMCAQCKTDFTCRWREEKNGTIMCETCMTSNQKKALKAEHTNRLKAAFVKALQQEQEIEQRILQQTASPVQTKSDPIVQHHSLKQTSSQMSRGPGAPRGVLHAFSQSPKLQNASSAAALGSRPGGALPFVNPSLAVHKSSSAVDRQREYLLDMIPPRSIPQSATWK; from the exons ATGACAGAGGAAGCATGCAGGACACGAAGTCAGAAACGAGCCTTAGAACGTGAGGTAACGCATAACGATGTGGACagtaaaaaactaaaaatggaGAAAGGACTATTAGGAACTGATATAACTGCGGAAGGcgacatgaaaataaaaacagatccCGGAGCTGGAAAAGTGCAAGGATTATTAAAAAGCGGAGAGGTGAAAGCGACCATTAAAGTGGAGGTTCAGACGGGAGATGAGCCTGTGGACATGAGTACTTCAAAAAG tgaaataaagagagaaaagagagtcCCCTCACCGGACGTTATAGTGTTATCGGACAATGAACCTTCTAGCCCTAGAATGAATGGTTTAacaaaaatagcattaaaaGAGACCAACACGGAGGCACTCATG AAAAGCAGTCCTGAGGAACGTGAGAGAATGATTAAACAGCTAAAAGAAGAGTTACGGTTAGAAGAAGCAAAACTTGTTTTATTGAAAAAGCTACGGCAAAGTCAAATCCAGAAGGAGACCACTACTCAGAAG CCTGCTGGTTCCTCTGGGAGTGCTGTGGCCACCCCTCCGCCCTTGGTGCGGGGCACGCAGAGTGTTCCTGCTGGCAAGCCGTCCCTGCAG ACCTCTTCTACACGTATACCGGGCACTGTTATTCCTCCTCCGTTGGTCCGTGGTGGGCAGCAGACTTCTTCAAAACTAGGAACTCAGCAAAACACACAGATCGTAATGCCGCCTCTTGTCAGAGGAGCGCAG CCCATTTCTGTGTCTTCCCAGCAAATCCACAACATCCGACAGCACTCCAGCACGGGGCCACCTCCGCTGCTGCTGGCGCCACGGGCATCGGTCCCCAGCGTACAAATTCAGGGGCAGAGAATTATCCAGCAGGGGCTGATCCGTGTCGCCAACGTCCCCAACACCAGCCTGCTTGTCAATATCCCGCAG GCCTCTCCGACTTCAATCAAAGGTACAACTGTGACGTCTGCTCAGGCGAACGCTACCACGACCAGCGCTGCTTCGATCGTCAACTCCAACGACTCGCCAGCCAGCCGGCAAGCCGCCGCCAAGCTCGCCCTGCGGAAGCAGCTGGAGAAGACGCTGCTGGAGATCCCTCCTCCCAAGCCTCCTGCGCCAGAGATGAACTTCCTGCCCAGCGCAGCTAATAACGAATTTATTTACTTAGTTGGGTTGGAAGAAGTTGTGCAGAATTTGCTGGAAACTCAAG GTAAAGTTTCAGTTCCTGTATCATCTCGCGAGCCCTACATGTGTGCTCAGTGTAAGACTGACTTCACCTGCCGttggagggaggagaagaacGGAACCATTATGTGTGAAACCTGTATGACATCAAATCAGAAAAAGGCCTTGAAAGCTGAGCACACTAACCGACTGAAGGCTGCCTTCGTAAAAGCCCTGCAGCAAGAGCAGGAGATTGAGCAGAGGATACTGCAACAGACTGCGTCTCCCGTACAGACCAAGTCAGACCCCATAGTGCAGCACCACTCGCTCAAGCAG ACTTCTAGCCAGATGtctcgaggccctggagctccACGGGGAGTGTTGCATGCATTTAGCCAGTCACCCAAGTTGCAGAATGCATCGTCTGCAGCAGCACTTGGGAGTAGGCCAG GTGGGGCTTTACCTTTTGTTAATCCTAGTTTAGCTGTGCACAAGTCGTCTTCAGCAGTAGACCGCCAGCGTGAATATCTCCTGGATATGATTCCCCCACGGTCCATCCCACAGTCCGCCACGTGGAAGTAA
- the GATAD2A gene encoding transcriptional repressor p66-alpha isoform X2, producing MTEEACRTRSQKRALEREVTHNDVDSKKLKMEKGLLGTDITAEGDMKIKTDPGAGKVQGLLKSGEVKATIKVEVQTGDEPVDMSTSKSEIKREKRVPSPDVIVLSDNEPSSPRMNGLTKIALKETNTEALMKSSPEERERMIKQLKEELRLEEAKLVLLKKLRQSQIQKETTTQKPAGSSGSAVATPPPLVRGTQSVPAGKPSLQTSSTRIPGTVIPPPLVRGGQQTSSKLGTQQNTQIVMPPLVRGAQPISVSSQQIHNIRQHSSTGPPPLLLAPRASVPSVQIQGQRIIQQGLIRVANVPNTSLLVNIPQASPTSIKGTTVTSAQANATTTSAASIVNSNDSPASRQAAAKLALRKQLEKTLLEIPPPKPPAPEMNFLPSAANNEFIYLVGLEEVVQNLLETQGKVSVPVSSREPYMCAQCKTDFTCRWREEKNGTIMCETCMTSNQKKALKAEHTNRLKAAFVKALQQEQEIEQRILQQTASPVQTKSDPIVQHHSLKQTSSQMSRGPGAPRGVLHAFSQSPKLQNASSAAALGSRPAALCPTIIVLWVRMLSLCHFLHEGLVMPQLCSPCGCWHLLLVWFVLLERGSQVLPHRKCCFTGL from the exons ATGACAGAGGAAGCATGCAGGACACGAAGTCAGAAACGAGCCTTAGAACGTGAGGTAACGCATAACGATGTGGACagtaaaaaactaaaaatggaGAAAGGACTATTAGGAACTGATATAACTGCGGAAGGcgacatgaaaataaaaacagatccCGGAGCTGGAAAAGTGCAAGGATTATTAAAAAGCGGAGAGGTGAAAGCGACCATTAAAGTGGAGGTTCAGACGGGAGATGAGCCTGTGGACATGAGTACTTCAAAAAG tgaaataaagagagaaaagagagtcCCCTCACCGGACGTTATAGTGTTATCGGACAATGAACCTTCTAGCCCTAGAATGAATGGTTTAacaaaaatagcattaaaaGAGACCAACACGGAGGCACTCATG AAAAGCAGTCCTGAGGAACGTGAGAGAATGATTAAACAGCTAAAAGAAGAGTTACGGTTAGAAGAAGCAAAACTTGTTTTATTGAAAAAGCTACGGCAAAGTCAAATCCAGAAGGAGACCACTACTCAGAAG CCTGCTGGTTCCTCTGGGAGTGCTGTGGCCACCCCTCCGCCCTTGGTGCGGGGCACGCAGAGTGTTCCTGCTGGCAAGCCGTCCCTGCAG ACCTCTTCTACACGTATACCGGGCACTGTTATTCCTCCTCCGTTGGTCCGTGGTGGGCAGCAGACTTCTTCAAAACTAGGAACTCAGCAAAACACACAGATCGTAATGCCGCCTCTTGTCAGAGGAGCGCAG CCCATTTCTGTGTCTTCCCAGCAAATCCACAACATCCGACAGCACTCCAGCACGGGGCCACCTCCGCTGCTGCTGGCGCCACGGGCATCGGTCCCCAGCGTACAAATTCAGGGGCAGAGAATTATCCAGCAGGGGCTGATCCGTGTCGCCAACGTCCCCAACACCAGCCTGCTTGTCAATATCCCGCAG GCCTCTCCGACTTCAATCAAAGGTACAACTGTGACGTCTGCTCAGGCGAACGCTACCACGACCAGCGCTGCTTCGATCGTCAACTCCAACGACTCGCCAGCCAGCCGGCAAGCCGCCGCCAAGCTCGCCCTGCGGAAGCAGCTGGAGAAGACGCTGCTGGAGATCCCTCCTCCCAAGCCTCCTGCGCCAGAGATGAACTTCCTGCCCAGCGCAGCTAATAACGAATTTATTTACTTAGTTGGGTTGGAAGAAGTTGTGCAGAATTTGCTGGAAACTCAAG GTAAAGTTTCAGTTCCTGTATCATCTCGCGAGCCCTACATGTGTGCTCAGTGTAAGACTGACTTCACCTGCCGttggagggaggagaagaacGGAACCATTATGTGTGAAACCTGTATGACATCAAATCAGAAAAAGGCCTTGAAAGCTGAGCACACTAACCGACTGAAGGCTGCCTTCGTAAAAGCCCTGCAGCAAGAGCAGGAGATTGAGCAGAGGATACTGCAACAGACTGCGTCTCCCGTACAGACCAAGTCAGACCCCATAGTGCAGCACCACTCGCTCAAGCAG ACTTCTAGCCAGATGtctcgaggccctggagctccACGGGGAGTGTTGCATGCATTTAGCCAGTCACCCAAGTTGCAGAATGCATCGTCTGCAGCAGCACTTGGGAGTAGGCCAG CTGCACTCTGTCCAACAATCATAGTTCTTTGGGTAAGGATGCTTTCTCTTTGCCACTTCCTGCATGAAGGCCTGGTGATGCCACAGCTCTGTTCTCCGTGTGGTTGTTGGCACTTGCTTTTGGTATGGTTTGTGCTCCTCGAAAGAGGCAGTCAAGTGCTACCTCATAGAAAGTGCTGCTTTACAGGGTTGTAA